In Mycolicibacterium mucogenicum DSM 44124, the following are encoded in one genomic region:
- a CDS encoding metallophosphoesterase family protein: MRLLLISDTHVPKRARDMPARVWDEVGRADVVLHAGDWVDVALLDELERRATRLVACWGNNDGADLRARLPERADVTLEGVRFTVTHETGASAGRDARMARLYPDTDVLVFGHSHIPWDSTATTGLRLLNPGSPTDRRRQPHCTYMTAAVGGGTLSDVVLHKL, from the coding sequence ATGCGTCTACTGCTGATCTCCGACACCCACGTGCCCAAACGAGCCCGTGACATGCCGGCGCGGGTCTGGGACGAGGTGGGCCGCGCCGACGTCGTGCTGCACGCCGGCGACTGGGTGGACGTGGCGCTGCTCGACGAACTCGAGCGGCGAGCGACGCGGCTGGTCGCCTGCTGGGGCAACAACGACGGCGCGGACCTGCGGGCCCGTCTGCCGGAGCGGGCCGACGTGACGCTCGAGGGCGTCCGGTTCACCGTCACGCACGAGACCGGCGCGTCCGCGGGACGTGACGCGCGCATGGCCCGGCTGTACCCCGACACCGACGTACTGGTGTTCGGGCACAGCCACATTCCGTGGGACAGCACTGCGACAACCGGGCTGCGGCTACTCAACCCCGGCTCGCCGACAGACCGCCGGCGTCAGCCGCACTGCACGTACATGACGGCCGCCGTCGGTGGCGGCACCTTGTCGGACGTGGTGCTGCATAAGCTCTAG
- a CDS encoding phosphotriesterase family protein → MTHVQTVRGPVPVDRLGATLMHEHVFILGDEIRQNFPDYPSQWDEDARVADAIDQLRQCKSRGIDTIVDPTVIGLGRYLPRIQRVNEQVDINIVVATGIYTYNDVPFQFLHTGPGLLFDTPEPMVELFVRDIREGIGGTGVRAAFLKCAIEHQGLTPGVERVMRAVGQAHVQTGAPITVHTDVHSRSGLVAQKVFAAEGVDLTKVVIGHSGDSTDLDYLCALADAGSYLGMDRFGLDILLPFEQRVDTVAELARRGYAEKMVLAHDSSCFIDWFSHEGKLAAVPNWNLTHISDDVLPALRERGVTDQQITTMLVDNPRRYFSGEIS, encoded by the coding sequence ATGACGCACGTGCAGACCGTCAGGGGCCCGGTGCCCGTCGACCGCCTCGGGGCCACGCTCATGCATGAGCACGTGTTCATCCTGGGCGACGAGATCCGGCAGAACTTCCCGGACTATCCGTCGCAGTGGGACGAGGACGCCCGCGTCGCCGACGCGATAGACCAACTGCGCCAATGCAAGTCACGCGGCATCGACACCATCGTCGACCCGACGGTGATCGGGCTGGGCCGGTACCTGCCCCGGATCCAGCGGGTCAACGAGCAGGTCGACATCAACATCGTCGTCGCGACAGGCATCTACACCTACAACGACGTGCCGTTCCAGTTCCTGCACACCGGCCCGGGCCTGCTGTTCGACACCCCGGAGCCGATGGTCGAGCTGTTCGTCAGGGATATCCGGGAGGGTATCGGCGGTACCGGCGTGCGAGCGGCGTTCCTGAAGTGCGCCATCGAGCATCAGGGGCTGACGCCGGGAGTCGAGCGGGTGATGCGCGCCGTCGGCCAGGCCCATGTGCAGACCGGCGCGCCGATCACCGTGCACACAGATGTACACAGCCGCTCCGGACTCGTCGCGCAGAAGGTTTTCGCGGCGGAAGGCGTCGACCTCACCAAGGTGGTGATCGGGCACTCGGGCGACAGCACCGATCTCGATTACCTGTGCGCGCTCGCCGATGCCGGTTCGTACCTCGGCATGGACCGCTTCGGGCTCGACATCCTGCTGCCGTTCGAGCAGCGGGTCGACACTGTGGCAGAGCTCGCCAGACGCGGATACGCCGAGAAGATGGTGCTGGCGCATGACAGTTCGTGTTTCATCGACTGGTTCTCGCACGAGGGCAAACTGGCCGCGGTGCCCAACTGGAACCTGACCCACATCAGTGACGACGTGCTGCCCGCGCTGCGCGAACGCGGCGTCACCGACCAACAGATCACCACCATGCTGGTCGACAATCCCCGCCGGTACTTCAGCGGCGAGATCAGTTGA